A part of Prolixibacteraceae bacterium genomic DNA contains:
- the murG gene encoding undecaprenyldiphospho-muramoylpentapeptide beta-N-acetylglucosaminyltransferase → MKQDIKVLISGGGTGGHIFPAVSIANEIKTTYPQADILFVGALGKMEMEKVPQAGYPIKGIPVVGFHRKQLWRNVMFLPKLIISLMKAWRIIKEHQPDLVVGTGGFASGPILYLASLMGKKSIIQEQNSYAGVTNKILGKRADAICVAYPNMDRFFPKEKIHFTGNPIRQVLLEKSEDVDIPWELDANKPTLLIIGGSLGARQINLAVDKYAEQLMAKGVNVLWQCGKFYYDALIEKYEGKMASNFHILPFIADMKTAYDVSDLLISRAGAGTISELCVMGKATILVPSPNVAEDHQTHNARALTDHGAAVLVEDKEAIEVLVPKAIALLEDHQTIEILEKKIKDFAKPNAVADIVAVASDILKEK, encoded by the coding sequence ATGAAACAAGATATAAAAGTACTTATTAGCGGAGGAGGCACAGGAGGACATATTTTTCCTGCGGTCTCTATTGCCAATGAGATTAAGACGACTTATCCACAAGCTGATATTCTTTTTGTTGGAGCTTTAGGGAAGATGGAGATGGAGAAGGTGCCACAGGCTGGCTATCCCATCAAAGGTATCCCTGTTGTAGGTTTCCATCGAAAGCAGTTGTGGCGTAATGTGATGTTCTTACCGAAGCTTATCATCTCACTGATGAAAGCTTGGCGTATTATCAAAGAGCACCAACCTGATTTGGTGGTGGGAACAGGAGGATTTGCTAGTGGCCCCATTCTCTATTTGGCCTCTTTGATGGGGAAAAAGAGTATCATTCAGGAGCAGAACTCTTACGCTGGAGTTACCAATAAGATTTTAGGTAAGAGAGCTGATGCGATATGTGTGGCCTACCCCAATATGGATCGTTTTTTCCCTAAGGAGAAGATTCATTTTACGGGAAACCCTATTCGTCAAGTCCTTCTAGAGAAGTCAGAGGATGTTGATATTCCTTGGGAGCTGGATGCCAATAAACCCACCTTGTTGATTATTGGAGGTAGTTTGGGTGCGAGACAGATAAACCTAGCCGTAGATAAGTATGCCGAACAATTGATGGCTAAGGGGGTTAATGTGTTGTGGCAGTGTGGTAAGTTTTACTACGATGCACTGATAGAAAAATATGAAGGTAAGATGGCCTCTAACTTTCATATCCTTCCATTTATTGCAGATATGAAGACGGCTTATGATGTTAGTGATTTGTTGATCTCTAGAGCAGGTGCAGGTACTATTTCGGAGTTATGTGTTATGGGAAAAGCGACTATATTGGTGCCATCACCTAATGTAGCAGAGGATCATCAGACACATAATGCGAGAGCACTGACCGATCATGGCGCTGCTGTATTAGTAGAAGATAAAGAAGCGATAGAGGTTTTGGTTCCTAAAGCTATAGCGTTGTTGGAGGACCACCAAACCATAGAGATTTTAGAGAAGAAGATTAAAGATTTTGCAAAACCCAATGCTGTAGCTGATATTGTGGCTGTAGCATCAGATATATTGAAAGAGAAATAA
- the ftsA gene encoding cell division protein FtsA, translated as MNTYRQLETIVDIGTSKIVVLIGCFAPNRQVEIVGYGESEAQGVHRGVIMNSKETADSIKMALSMAKKGIEEPIKNVTVGFNGHKLKNAIVQVDKTLDPDKEINKESIQSIIKEAKIKACEGGNISYHVTPISFILNSETIITNPLGYSGKELSAKYHVITGPMEYQTMLMKCFEHLHLHVDKIMIHPALLGKYCLSKHEKEIGSAVVDLGCGLTTVAIYYKNRLYHTSSIPFGGEVITGDIMEAFQTINEFAEKLKKSHGTITSLVPSNDIQITLPKSGDIKEKDISLLALSEVIEARLEEINEAIVYQMQRYDLMEKIGSNVVMSGGGASFKGMKNILSFDTGKDIRVNESQNIAGPYVEKLKQPAYASALNLLQYTLEKSEKIQRPKVNFSERTKPKVEKESRSPKKTNKQHSFLKKLGNFAFQFLEDDSDELN; from the coding sequence ATGAACACATATCGACAACTCGAAACAATTGTAGATATAGGAACATCAAAAATTGTTGTTCTTATAGGTTGTTTTGCGCCTAACCGTCAAGTTGAAATTGTGGGTTATGGCGAAAGCGAAGCACAAGGAGTACATCGTGGAGTGATCATGAACAGTAAGGAGACTGCTGACTCGATCAAGATGGCTCTATCCATGGCAAAGAAGGGAATTGAAGAACCTATAAAGAATGTTACGGTTGGTTTTAATGGTCATAAGTTAAAGAATGCCATTGTTCAGGTGGATAAGACTTTAGATCCAGATAAGGAGATCAACAAGGAGAGCATTCAATCGATTATAAAAGAGGCAAAGATAAAGGCTTGTGAAGGAGGTAACATTAGTTATCATGTAACGCCAATAAGCTTTATACTGAACTCCGAAACAATTATCACCAATCCTCTTGGTTATTCAGGAAAGGAGCTGAGTGCAAAGTATCATGTGATCACAGGACCTATGGAGTATCAGACCATGCTTATGAAGTGTTTTGAACACTTACATCTGCATGTGGATAAGATCATGATCCATCCAGCCCTGTTAGGAAAGTACTGTCTATCGAAGCATGAAAAAGAGATTGGAAGTGCTGTGGTAGATCTTGGTTGCGGTTTAACGACTGTGGCAATATACTATAAGAATCGTCTATATCATACCTCTTCTATTCCTTTTGGAGGAGAGGTGATCACTGGTGATATTATGGAGGCTTTCCAAACCATCAATGAGTTTGCAGAGAAGTTAAAGAAATCACATGGAACCATCACAAGTTTGGTCCCTAGTAATGATATACAAATCACCCTTCCTAAAAGTGGTGATATAAAAGAGAAAGATATTTCTCTCTTGGCTCTGTCGGAGGTAATTGAAGCGAGATTGGAAGAGATTAACGAAGCGATCGTCTATCAGATGCAACGTTATGACTTAATGGAGAAGATCGGTTCTAATGTGGTGATGTCTGGAGGTGGAGCAAGCTTCAAAGGCATGAAGAATATACTTTCGTTTGATACGGGTAAAGATATCCGTGTGAATGAATCACAGAATATTGCAGGTCCTTATGTGGAGAAGCTAAAACAGCCAGCTTATGCATCTGCACTGAACTTGTTGCAATACACCTTGGAGAAGTCTGAGAAGATTCAACGCCCTAAGGTGAACTTTTCAGAACGAACTAAGCCGAAAGTTGAGAAAGAGAGTAGATCCCCTAAGAAGACTAATAAGCAACACTCCTTTTTAAAGAAATTAGGGAATTTTGCATTTCAATTTTTAGAAGATGATAGTGACGAACTAAACTAG
- the murC gene encoding UDP-N-acetylmuramate--L-alanine ligase encodes MENYRHIYFIGAGGIGMSALARYFNHSGFKVSGYDRTETELTKTLVSEGIDIHYHDAPELIPTDIDRTLVVLTPAIPQDFGELVAVREKGYKVMKRAEVLGLISRTKNCIGIAGTHGKTSITTLTSFIMHQSAVGCTAFLGGISKDYGTNYLLPNEGSDVMVVEADEFDRSFMQLSPDTALLTSTDADHLDIYGDDASIKETFDAYLSMVPNDGYVVYKKDIDLKKKDATCYSYALEDNDADFYASNIRVEDGGYTFDIHTPMGVIASCRFTYPGQVNLENCIGAVAVSLLNGVTTEEIRKIIPSYQGVKRRFDVQFDNGLVKYIDDYAHHPTEINATLDSIKALYPGKRVTGIFQPHLFSRTNDFYKGFGESLSQLDSLLLLDIYPAREKPMEGVTSDLIYQHCHAAKKRIISKNEVISVLDYEQFDILVTLGAGDIDTLVGPIREYLTKNA; translated from the coding sequence ATGGAAAATTATCGTCATATATACTTTATTGGTGCCGGAGGTATTGGGATGAGTGCTTTGGCTCGCTACTTTAACCATAGTGGGTTCAAAGTGTCTGGATATGACCGTACGGAGACGGAGTTAACAAAGACTTTGGTTTCAGAAGGAATTGATATTCACTATCATGATGCACCGGAACTTATTCCGACAGATATAGACCGTACCTTAGTGGTTCTAACTCCTGCCATTCCTCAAGATTTTGGTGAGTTGGTTGCCGTTAGAGAGAAGGGCTACAAGGTGATGAAGCGTGCTGAAGTGTTGGGTTTGATCTCAAGAACAAAGAACTGTATTGGTATTGCAGGAACGCATGGTAAGACTTCGATCACCACACTGACCTCATTTATCATGCACCAGAGTGCTGTTGGATGTACTGCCTTTTTAGGAGGTATCTCTAAAGACTATGGGACAAACTATCTACTACCGAATGAAGGTAGTGATGTGATGGTGGTAGAGGCAGATGAGTTTGATCGCTCGTTCATGCAACTCTCTCCAGATACTGCGTTATTAACCTCAACGGATGCTGACCATCTAGATATTTACGGGGATGATGCCTCTATTAAAGAGACCTTCGATGCGTACCTTTCGATGGTTCCTAATGATGGTTATGTGGTATACAAGAAGGATATCGATCTGAAGAAGAAAGATGCCACTTGTTATAGCTATGCACTGGAAGATAATGATGCTGATTTTTATGCGAGTAATATTCGGGTAGAAGATGGTGGATATACGTTCGATATTCATACTCCTATGGGAGTGATTGCATCGTGTCGATTCACCTATCCAGGACAGGTCAATTTGGAGAACTGTATTGGAGCAGTAGCTGTATCTCTATTGAATGGGGTGACCACAGAAGAGATTCGAAAGATTATTCCATCGTATCAAGGAGTTAAGCGTCGTTTTGATGTTCAATTTGATAATGGTTTAGTGAAATATATTGATGATTATGCTCATCATCCAACGGAGATTAACGCGACTTTAGATAGTATTAAAGCACTGTATCCAGGGAAGCGTGTGACTGGAATTTTCCAACCACACCTATTCTCACGAACTAACGATTTTTATAAAGGTTTCGGTGAAAGTCTTTCACAGCTGGACTCATTATTGCTATTGGATATCTATCCAGCAAGGGAAAAGCCGATGGAGGGAGTCACCTCAGATTTGATTTATCAGCACTGTCATGCAGCAAAAAAGAGGATAATATCAAAAAATGAGGTTATTTCTGTTTTAGATTATGAACAATTTGATATCTTAGTAACTCTCGGTGCGGGCGATATAGATACGCTCGTGGGTCCGATAAGAGAATATTTGACAAAAAATGCATAA
- a CDS encoding FtsW/RodA/SpoVE family cell cycle protein, whose protein sequence is MKKFLSQITQLFQGDKGIWSIVIFLSILSIPILLSSGGRLAYNIYQGAYLQPGIKHGVYILLGLAIMVGTIYLPITIFGKLSIAINIFVCSILMLGLFLSSGSEQTGRSLDLGGISFQVTEFAKLALIYTTAYFIGTGQKDESSRNGAFYKIILSTAGIAGVIFLADFSTSFILGTTVFIMMLVGRMPLKKIGLLILFGVMSFTILILISDHLPVKIGRISTVKSRVMSYVNGTEITKDHRMRQVDYAKVAIVRGGVKGTVDKSLVSNFLSASHNDFVYAMSIEFGGIALGFFIWFSYVVFFIRSFKIMIRCEKVFPAMLVCGIATLYVLQAFTNMAVSLNIIPVTGQPLPFISLGGSSVIATSLGVGIIQNIAYRSKMATNKVEVSDKDNSIINEVRRIENKYAYLNEDDDIDFD, encoded by the coding sequence ATGAAAAAATTCTTATCTCAAATAACTCAACTGTTCCAAGGAGACAAAGGAATTTGGAGTATCGTAATCTTTTTGAGTATTCTATCGATACCTATACTTCTCTCTTCTGGAGGTCGATTGGCCTACAATATTTATCAAGGGGCATATCTGCAACCTGGAATAAAGCATGGGGTCTATATCCTTCTTGGACTAGCGATCATGGTAGGTACCATCTATCTTCCCATCACCATCTTTGGGAAGCTCTCGATTGCGATCAATATATTCGTATGCTCTATTCTTATGCTTGGGCTGTTTTTATCTTCGGGTAGCGAACAGACAGGACGTAGTTTGGATTTGGGAGGGATAAGTTTTCAGGTCACCGAGTTTGCAAAGCTGGCGCTCATCTACACCACCGCCTACTTTATTGGCACGGGACAGAAGGATGAATCATCACGCAATGGTGCTTTTTATAAGATCATATTATCGACAGCAGGGATTGCAGGAGTAATCTTTTTAGCCGATTTCTCCACCTCGTTTATTCTTGGTACGACAGTATTTATCATGATGCTGGTCGGTCGAATGCCTTTAAAGAAGATTGGGTTATTGATTCTATTCGGGGTGATGTCGTTTACAATTCTGATATTAATATCGGATCATCTGCCTGTGAAGATTGGACGTATCTCGACGGTTAAGTCGAGGGTTATGAGCTATGTAAACGGAACAGAAATCACCAAAGATCACCGTATGCGACAGGTGGATTATGCAAAAGTAGCCATTGTTCGTGGAGGAGTGAAAGGAACAGTAGATAAGAGTTTGGTCTCCAATTTCCTTAGTGCATCGCATAATGATTTTGTTTATGCCATGTCGATTGAGTTTGGAGGAATCGCGTTAGGATTCTTCATATGGTTCTCATATGTCGTGTTCTTTATTCGATCCTTTAAGATCATGATCCGGTGTGAAAAGGTCTTTCCGGCGATGTTGGTTTGCGGAATTGCCACACTATATGTGCTGCAAGCCTTTACAAATATGGCAGTATCGTTAAATATCATTCCTGTTACGGGACAGCCTCTGCCTTTTATATCGTTAGGAGGCTCTTCGGTTATAGCAACATCACTAGGTGTAGGTATTATCCAGAATATAGCATATCGATCGAAGATGGCCACCAACAAGGTGGAGGTTTCAGATAAAGATAACTCTATTATCAACGAAGTAAGACGTATTGAGAATAAGTATGCCTATCTGAATGAGGATGACGACATCGATTTTGATTAA